From Glycine soja cultivar W05 chromosome 4, ASM419377v2, whole genome shotgun sequence, the proteins below share one genomic window:
- the LOC114410642 gene encoding uncharacterized protein LOC114410642 has translation MASSNGNFPASMLVLKGKNYDDWCAQMKVIFRFQDVTEMVQKGVQELDRNPTDAQKKIRYVDTTKKAWDTLEKSYAGDSKLKKVKLQTLRRQYELLQMREQESIGIKNLEPRFDHIVVAFKQGQNFEEMKIEELQGILEAQEMRLNERNLQRSAEQAMQAQTTKGNNYDGGKNKKGKGKWKNNKWKESNECRNKRVPRNADEAQLAQDEDSDSDKVLLMVKSKIKFADNSSVTAEGIGKAMIHRKDGQHSFINDVLYVPNMKNNLLSLGQLLEKGYSMKMEDSQMKIFDSKRRLILKASLSRNRTFKIGIQIAEFQLAASISDES, from the exons ATGGCTTCCTCGAATGGAAATTTTCCAGCATCTATGCTTGTTCTCAAAGGCAAGAACTATGATGATTGGTGTGCTCAGATGAAGGTAATTTTTCGATTTCAAGATGTGACagaaatggtgcaaaaaggggtTCAAGAACTTGACAGGAACCCAACTGATGCACAGAAG aaaattagataTGTTGATACTACAAAGAAGGCATGGGATACTCTAGAGAAATCCTATGCAGGGGATAGCAAACTTAAGAAGGTGAAGTTGCAGACCTTGAGAAGGCAGTATGAACTTCTACAAATGAGAGAACAAGAAAGCATTG GTATTAAGAACCTTGAACCAAGATTCGATCATATAGTGGTGGCATTTAAGCAAGGCCAGAATTTTGAAgaaatgaagattgaagaactaCAAGGAATTCTTGAAGCTCAAGAGATGAGGCTCAATGAAAGAAATTTACAAAGATCAGCTGAGCAAGCTATGCAAGCCCAAACAACCAAAGGGAACAACTATGATGGTGGTAAGAATaagaagggaaagggaaagTGGAAGAACAATAAGTGGAAGGAGTCAA ATGAATGCAGAAATAAAAGGGTTCCAAGAAATGCAGATGAGGCTCAATTGGCACAAGATGAGGATTCTGACTCTGATAAAGTGTTACTAATG GTGAAGAGCAAGATCAAGTTTGCAGATAACAGCTCTGTAACTGCAGAAGGCATTGGAAAGGCAATGATTCATAGGAAGGATGGACAACACTCATTTATAAATGATGTGCTATATGTTCCCAATATGAAGAATAATTTGCTGAGCTTGGGACAGTTGCTAGAAAAGGGCTACTCAATGAAAATGGAGGACAGTCAAATGAAGATATTTGACAGCAAGAGGAGGTTGATCCTAAAGGCTTCTTTGTCAAGAAACAGAACATTCAAGATTGGAATTCAGAttgcagaatttcaattggCTGCTTCTATAAGTGATGAAAGCTAG